One genomic window of Cheilinus undulatus linkage group 7, ASM1832078v1, whole genome shotgun sequence includes the following:
- the LOC121512181 gene encoding tetraspanin-1, whose protein sequence is MGCFTFVKLLMVLFNLLIFLGGLTLLSMGIWVSVDGGSFLRLLGPFSGQGMQFVNVGFFCIAIGAVLVLLGLLGCCGAHKESKCLLLTFFSIILIIFIAEVAAGVVALAYSSFAEGILRAWATPALQSDYGSEPVVTKMWNTTMTEPSAGGPPTSSVKNQTTRGASNIPAPQPQQNQTPETTSPGTVLIKVLKQSSKHDHQPPLAFSFRSSNKAPNMTTSHPKGIHEDSARPSMMKNSSE, encoded by the exons CTGGGTGGACTAACCCTGCTCTCCATGGGGATCTGGGTGAGCGTGGATGGAGGCTCTTTCCTGCGGCTCCTGGGGCCATTTTCAGGCCAAGGCATGCAGTTTGTCAACGTGGGCTTCTTCTGCATCGCCATCGGGGCCGTGTTGGTGCTGCTGGGGCTTCTGGGCTGTTGTGGAGCCCACAAGGAGAGCAAGTGTCTGCTGCTGACG ttcttctccatcatcctcatcatcttcATCGCTGAGGTGGCCGCTGGTGTCGTGGCTCTGGCCTACTCGTCGTTC GCCGAGGGGATCCTCCGAGCGTGGGCGACTCCTGCTCTACAGTCAGATTACGGCAGTGAGCCGGTGGTGACCAAGATGTGGAACACGACCATGACTGAG CCCTCAGCAGGAGGACCACCGACCTCCTCAGTGAAGAATCAGACGACAAGAGGAGCCTCCAACATCCCAGCGCCTCAGCCCCAGCAGAACCAGACCCCAGAGACCACCAGCCCCGGAACCGTTCTCATTAAGGTCCTCAAACAAAGCTCCAAACATGACCACCAGCCACCGTTAGCATTCTCATTTAGGTCCTCAAATAAAGCTCCAAACATGACCACCAGCCACC CAAAGGGGATCCACGAGGACTCAGCCAGACCCTCcatgatgaaaaacagctctgagtGA